From the Salarias fasciatus chromosome 16, fSalaFa1.1, whole genome shotgun sequence genome, one window contains:
- the LOC115403421 gene encoding lactase-phlorizin hydrolase-like: MSDLRNSYQTVWDKFRDQTEAERDAFLTDSFPAGFQWATSTESFKVEGGWSEGGKGETIWDRFGHEARAFENQTADTACDSYRKVDYELYLLRGLQVNTFQFSISWARIFPSGHKDSQSEDGVLYYNSLIDALIESGIKPIVTLYHWDLPQVLQDKGGWADASIVEAFKDYADFCFSEFGDRVKTWNTFSSPWVVSHAGYGTGEHAPGVKDYVTAAYQVTHNILKSHAEAWHVYNDKYRTAQQGQVGIALNSDWAEPADPHKSEDVAATERYLEFMLGWFAHPIFGAGDYPSILKTQIEEKRAACPSSVPAILPTFTPAEITRIRGTADFFGLNHYTSRVITHNNGGCVAGPEGVGNFRSAVHPSGNATASDWISSVPFGLRRLLNYISTVYLQTRKVPIYITGNGMPTEITGDVINDQSRIQYLRSYINEALKAVKQDSVDVQRFTVQSLLDGFEGPQGYSERFGLHYVNFNDPDRPRTPRQSAYFYSEVIEKNGFAPQNTVFHSSQGKYLKSDKLGTLPPSTVPSSAKDVWSRFSGQSVLDIKKYYYGTFPDDFSWGVSTSAYQIEGGWNADGKGPSVWDTFANAQGSGIPEDATGNLACDSYNRFNEDLYMLRGLRVNSYRFSISWSRIFPNGRRSSLNQKGVDYYNNVINSLVAANISPIVTLYHYDLPTALQTELNGWENPEMINIFNDYADFCFATFGDRVKFWITFQQPYTIAWLGYGTGQYPPRITNPGTAPYQVAHNLIKAHATAYHTYDDKYRASQSGKVSIALNAEWFEPTDANNPREVDAADRAMQFQLGWFAHPIFKNGDYPDAMKWQVGNKSELQGLSESRLPSFTSADKVMIRGTADVFCTNHYTSRIAGHAITAINPPSMENDYDFTLTEMYDQPTTPIPNVRSVSHGLRRLLNWIKEEYGNPEIYITENGEASNIVTIYDDPDRNFFFQTYIVEAIKAHNLDGVNVKGYVATSLMDSFEWTRGYQQWFGLHYVDFKNPNLPRTPKRSAHLYADMIKNNGFPIPEEEKFLYANFPEDFRWSTASSAHQIEGAWRTNGKGMSIWDEFSHTPNKVDAGDTADRACDSYNKIAEDVQVLKTLKVSSYRFSIAWPRILPDGTNKHISEEGVNYYSRLIDALIAENIEPQVTLYHWDLPLPLQKVGGWENETIVQRFTEYADVVFSRLGHKVKFWITHNEPYIVVNLGYGYGNFPPGRVNRQYIAAHNLIKSHAEVWHLYNDKYRATQKGLISITLNSDFSYPRNKYNNEDWVAAERYMQFFLGWFAHPIFVGDYPEMMKTRARERSLAGGLSESRLPEFTPEEIQRIKGTHDYFGLNHYTSVLAFPITIPPEFQDYEADKEVAVISDRAWIESGSPWLRITPFGFRKLLKFIKDNYGNPPIYVTENGVSERGEVDLNDAHRSYYYENYINQALKARLVDGADVRGYTAWSLMDNFEWLAGYSERFGLFYVNFSDTSLPRIPKASASRYATIIKCNGFPDPASGPHECLKPDAGTQRPTVRNEVDFLGLALLAEDAEVALYVLFAFVLVGAVSIIFAVYMLMKTTKQVKKVTSEMVKLDRM, encoded by the exons ATGAGTGACCTCAGAAACAGTTACCAAACTGTGTGGGACAAGTTTAGAGATCAAACCGAAGCTGAAAGAGATGCTTTCCTGACTGATTCATTCCCTGCTGGCTTCCAGTGGGCAACATCGACCGAGTCCTTCAAGGTTGAAGGAGGATGGTCAGAGGGAGGAAAGGGTGAGACCATTTGGGACCGCTTTGGGCATGAAGCTCGagcttttgaaaatcagactgCTGACACGGCATGTGACAGTTACCGTAAGGTGGATTATGAACTGTACCTGCTGCGAGGTCTTCAAGTCAACACCTTCCAGTTTTCTATCTCCTGGGCCCGTATTTTCCCTTCAGGCCACaaagacagccaatcagaggatgGGGTTCTCTATTATAACAGCCTCATCGACGCTCTCATTGAATCAGGCATCAAACCTATTGTCACTCTCTACCACTGGGATCTGCCCCAGGTTCTCCAGGACAAAGGTGGATGGGCTGACGCTTCCATTGTCGAGGCCTTCAAAGATTatgcagatttttgtttttctgaatttggGGACCGGGTCAAGACCTGGAACACATTCAGTAGTCCCTGGGTGGTGAGCCATGCTGGATATGGCACCGGTGAACATGCTCCTGGTGTCAAGGACTACGTGACTGCAGCCTATCAG gTCACTCACAATATCCTGAAGTCCCATGCTGAAGCCTGGCATGTCTACAATGACAAGTACAGAACGGCACAACAAGGTCAAGTGGGCATCGCATTAAACTCTGACTGGGCAGAACCTGCAGATCCCCACAAATCTGAAGATGTTGCTGCCACAGAGCGCTACCTTGAGTTTATGCTGGGCTGGTTTGCACATCCCATATTTGGAGCCGGAGACTATCCTTCAATTCTGAAAACTCAAATTgaagagaaaagagcagcatGTCCATCCTCTGTGCCTGCAATACTACCAACATTCACTCCTGCAGAAATTACTAGAATCCGTGGCACGGCTGACTTTTTTGGACTGAACCATTACACCTCCCGGGTAATCACACACAATAATGGTGGCTGCGTCGCAGGTCCTGAGGGGGTGGGCAACTTCAGATCAGCTGTGCACCCCTCAGGGAATGCCACAGCCTCTGACTGGATCTCCTCTGTGCCTTTTGGCCTGAGAAGGCTTCTAAACTACATTTCAACAGTGTACTTACAAACTAGGAAAGTACCCATCTATATAACTGGGAATGGGATGCCAACAGAGATCACTGGGGACGTCATCAATGATCAAAGCAGAATACAGTACCTGAGGAGCTACATCAACGAGGCTTTGAAAG CTGTCAAACAGGACAGTGTAGATGTGCAGAGATTTACTGTACAGTCACTTCTGGATGGCTTTGAAGGTCCACAAGGCTACAGCGAGCGTTTTGGTCTGCATTATGTCAACTTCAATGACCCTGACAGACCCAGGACCCCAAGACAGTCTGCCTACTTTTACTCAGAGGTCATTGAGAAAAATGGTTTTGCTCCACAAAACACAGTCTTTCATAGTTCACAAGGGAAATACCTAAAGTCAGATAAATTAGGAACACTGCCACCCTCCACCGTCCCATCCAGCGCCAAAGATGTTTGGAGTAGATTCTCAGGTCAATCTGTTTTGGACATTAAGAAATATTACTATGGCACCTTCCCAGATGACTTCAGCTGGGGTGTTTCAACCTCAGCTTACCAGATTGAAGGTGGCTGGAATGCTGATGGGAAAGGGCCTAGTGTCTGGGATACCTTTGCTAATGCACAAGGTAGTGGTATCCCTGAGGACGCCACTGGAAATTTAGCCTGTGATAGTTACAACAGATTCAATGAAGATCTTTACATGCTGCGAGGTCTGAGGGTAAACTCATACAGATTTTCTATTTCCTGGTCCAGGATCTTTCCTAATGGAAGGCGTTCCTCCCTGAACCAGAAAGGGGTTGACTACTACAACAATGTCATTAACAGCCTTGTAGCAGCAAATATCTCCCCTATAGTAACACTTTATCATTATGATCTCCCTACTGCTTTGCAAACTGAGCTGAATGGCTGGGAAAATCCTGAAATGattaatatttttaatgactATGCTGACTTCTGTTTTGCCACTTTTGGTGAcagagtgaagttttggataaCTTTCCAGCAGCCTTACACAATTGCTTGGTTAGGATATGGAACTGGACAGTATCCTCCAAGGATTACAAATCCAGGAACAGCTCCATACCAAGTTGCACACAACCTGATTAAAGCTCACGCTACAGCTTACCATACATATGATGATAAGTACCGTGCTTCCCAAAGTGGGAAAGTCTCCATTGCCCTGAATGCTGAGTGGTTTGAGCCTACTGACGCTAATAATCCCCGTGAAGTAGATGCTGCTGACCGTGCAATGCAATTCCAATTAGGTTGGTTTGCCCACCCCATTTTTAAGAATGGTGACTATCCTGATGCAATGAAGTGGCAAGTTGGAAACAAAAGTGAACTCCAAGGTCTGTCAGAGTCAAGATTACCTTCCTTCACTTCAGCAGACAAGGTCATGATCAGGGGaactgctgatgtgttttgtaCAAATCATTATACCTCAAGAATAGCAGGCCATGCAATAACTGCAATTAACCCCCCATCCATGGAGAATGACTATGACTTTACATTGACCGAAATGTATGATCAACCAACCACGCCTATCCCAAATGTGAGATCTGTGTCTCATGGCTTGAGAAGACTCCTCAACTGGATCAAAGAGGAATATGGAAATCCAGAGATTTACATTACTGAGAATGGAGAGGCTTCTAATATTGTGACCATATATGATGACCCGGACAGAAATTTTTTCTTCCAAACTTACATTGTTGAGGCTATAAAAG CTCATAATCTGGATGGAGTAAATGTGAAAGGATACGTGGCAACATCTCTCATGGATTCTTTTGAGTGGACCAGAGGATACCAACAATGGTTTGGTCTGCACTACGTAGATTTCAAAAATCCCAACCTGCCAAGGACACCAAAGCGCTCAGCACATTTATACGCTGATATGATAAAGAATAATGGCTTCCCAAttccagaggaagagaaattTCTTTATGCTAATTTTCCTGAAGACTTCCGCTGGAGCACTGCCAGCTCTGCTCATCAG attgAAGGAGCCTGGAGAACCAATGGAAAAGGAATGAGCATCTGGGATGAGTTTTCTCACACTCCTAACAAGGTGGACGCTGGTGATACTGCCGATCGTGCCTGTGACAGCTACAACAAGATTGCCGAGGATGTGCAAGTGCTCAAGACGTTGAAAGTTTCAAGCTATCGATTTTCCATCGCCTGGCCCAGAATCCTCCCTGATGGCACgaacaaacacatcagtgaagAGGGAGTGAACTACTACAGCAGATTGATCGATGCCTTGATTGCAGAAAACATCGAACCACAG gTTACCTTGTACCACTGGGACCTTCCATTGCCTCTCCAGAAAGTGGGAGGCTGGGAGAATGAAACCATCGTCCAGCGTTTCACAGAATATGCTGATGTTGTGTTTAGCAGACTCGGACAcaaagtgaagttttggatcACTCACAATGAACCGTACATTGTGGTCAACCTTGGCTATGGATATGGCAATTTTCCTCCAG gTAGGGTAAACAGGCAGTACATTGCAGCTCACAACCTGATCAAGTCCCACGCTGAGGTTTGGCATCTTTATAATGACAAGTATCGTGCAACACAAAAGGGACTCATCTCCATCACCCTCAATTCGGACTTCTCATATCCAAGAAATAAGTACAACAATGAGGACTGGGTTGCAGCTGAACGATACATGCAG TTCTTCCTTGGCTGGTTTGCTCATCCCATCTTTGTTGGCGATTATCCTGAGATGATGAAAACACGCGCTCGTGAAAGAAGCCTTGCTGGAGGACTTTCAGAATCtcg tCTTCCAGAGTTCACCCCTGAGGAAATCCAGAGGATCAAGGGGACTCATGATTACTTTGGCCTGAACCATTACACATCAGTTCTTGCATTCCCAATCACCATTCCACCTGAGTTCCAGGATTATGAAGCCGATAA GGAAGTTGCAGTCATTTCTGACCGTGCGTGGATTGAAAGTGGCTCCCCCTGGCTGAGGATCACACCATTTGGATTCAGGAAACTCCTCAAATTCATCAAAGACAACTATGGAAACCCACCAATCTATGTGACCGAGAACGGGGTTTCGGAACGGGGAGAGGTGGACTTAAACGACGCTCACAGATCATACTATTACGAAAACTACATTAACCAAGCCTTGAAAG ccCGTCTTGTGGATGGAGCTGATGTGAGAGGATACACCGCCTGGTCATTAATGGACAACTTCGAGTGGCTTGCTGGCTACAGTGAGCGTTTTGGACTTTTCTATGTGAATTTCTCCGACACCAGCCTTCCACGAATCCCCAAAGCATCAGCATCTCGTTATGCCACCATCATCAAGTGCAACGGCTTTCCAGATCCAGCCAGTGGACCCCATGAGTGTTTGAAACCTGATG CTGGTACTCAACGTCCTACTGTCAGGAACGAAGTGGACTTTTTGGGTTTGGCGCTTTTGGCTGAAGATGCTGAAGTGGCCCTTTATGTCCTATTTGCTTTTGTCCTTGTTGGTGCAGTCAGCattatttttgctgtttataTGCTCATGAAAACTACAAAGCAAGTGAAGAAAGTCACCTCTGAGATGGTGAAGCTGGACAGAATGTGA